The following proteins are co-located in the Plasmodium vinckei vinckei genome assembly, chromosome: PVVCY_11 genome:
- a CDS encoding rhomboid protease ROM4, putative, whose translation METNKPKKALNNSKKNESVRESTDDAAKRGVKSPPWINKANQIKKVNPVGDSKNNKDSLKKEVPENVAIPEKGVAVIPKAVPAKNDMKTDGKSDMKNDGKNVAKNVAKNDSAKNDGEVKDLKMDKNQLDEIRILVNNESELHTLPSGAVGRRAPLNPFSSPMLGKYRRKNVNAKKKVKDPRLTNNPLVGRLVVCISTTAILFWVFFSELIFNYNTFNGRCISKVLYPIYTESVVSNREPFFVFLGYGACEYNLEESASDRHFIGTQTADNGWPPNKVEDNPDGRGYATWDSVNNRVYNQLGGLNTNYIRNYGEIYRLFWSMYLHGGLMHIIFNVICQIQILWMIEPDWGFLRTLFLFFISGITGNLLSAVCDPCGVTIGSSGSLYGLIGALFAYYVEYWKTIPRPCCVIVFMMLVVIFGIFIGMFGYTDNYAHIGGCLGGILYGFATITTVSSADKCTLGERMLTSPPFSWFLSSEAKRLIEEKAREKKIKGENYRKKQIANKVHKTDALHTIMSVMKNRINEEGRPSCKMKPREWIVRITSASILIILWIVLFIYLLDESAYRSYTPMGQIKFSGVHSCFCCDVVKKMPLTEMTKLYWCFSSQEAFDYYCKE comes from the coding sequence ATGGAAACAAATAAACCGAAAAAGGctttaaataatagtaagAAGAATGAATCTGTGCGTGAATCAACAGATGATGCAGCTAAAAGAGGTGTCAAATCACCTCCATGGATAAACAAAgcaaatcaaataaaaaaagttaatcCCGTTGGGGACtcgaaaaataataaagatagTTTGAAAAAGGAAGTCCCAGAAAATGTAGCTATTCCTGAAAAAGGGGTTGCCGTGATCCCTAAAGCTGTCCCCGCCAAAAATGACATGAAAACTGATGGCAAAAGTGATATGAAAAATGATGGAAAAAATGTTGCAAAAAATGTTGCAAAAAATGACAGTGCCAAAAATGATGGAGAGGTAAAGGACCTGAAAATGGACAAAAATCAATTGGACGAAATCCGAATATTAGTTAATAATGAAAGTGAATTACATACATTACCATCTGGGGCTGTTGGGAGGAGAGCCCCGTTAAATCCATTTTCTTCACCAATGCTTGGGAAAtatagaagaaaaaatgttaatgccaaaaaaaaagtcaAAGATCCGAGATTAACTAATAATCCATTAGTTGGAAGATTAGTAGTATGCATATCAACTACagcaattttattttgggtgtttttttctgaattgatatttaattataacaCATTTAATGGTAGATGTATATCTAAAGTTTTATATCCAATATATACAGAAAGCGTAGTGTCAAATAGAGAgccattttttgtatttttaggATATGGTGCATGtgaatataatttagaAGAATCAGCTTCCGATAGACATTTTATAGGAACACAAACAGCTGATAATGGATGGCCGCCAAATAAAGTAGAAGATAATCCAGATGGTCGAGGATATGCTACATGGGATTCAGTAAATAATCGAGTATATAATCAATTAGGAGGattaaatacaaattatattagAAATTATGGAGAAATATATCGTTTATTTTGGTCTATGTATTTACATGGTGGtttaatgcatataatatttaatgttatatgtcaaattcaaatattatGGATGATTGAACCAGATTGGGGTTTTTTAagaacattatttttattttttatatctggTATAACAGGTAATTTATTATCAGCTGTTTGTGATCCATGTGGTGTTACAATTGGATCATCAGGTTCTTTATATGGATTAATAGGTGCACTATTTGCTTATTATGTAGAATATTGGAAGACTATACCTCGACCTTGTTGTGTTATTGTATTTATGATGTTAGTTGTTATATTTGGAATTTTTATTGGTATGTTTGGATATACAGATAATTATGCACATATTGGTGGTTGCTTAGGAGGTATTCTTTATGGGTTTGCTACAATCACTACAGTTTCATCAGCTGATAAATGTACATTAGGTGAACGTATGTTAACGTCTCCACCTTTTTCATGGTTTTTATCGAGTGAAGCAAAACGATTAATTGAAGAAAAAGCtcgagaaaaaaaaattaaaggaGAAAATTATcgtaaaaaacaaatagcTAATAAAGTTCATAAAACAGATGCATTACATACTATTATGTCTGTTATGAAAAATAGAATAAATGAGGAAGGCAGACCATCATGTAAAATGAAGCCAAGAGAATGGATTGTACGTATCACATCTGCAtctattttaattatattatggatcgttttatttatctatTTACTAGATGAAAGTGCTTATCGATCTTATACACCAATGGGgcaaattaaatttagtGGAGTTCATTCTTGTTTTTGTTGTGATGTAGTTAAGAAAATGCCTTTAACAGAAATGACCAAATTATATTGGTGTTTTAGCAGTCAGGAAGCATTTGATTATTATTGCAAGGAATGa
- a CDS encoding histone deacetylase, putative has product MYWAYFIMTFILFEFVWITLELNQKHSNKRIIKLHTFTNVIVAKQTKKHYNSRIWQNVEKNKIENLIDLHTEQLVHKSVKNGMFSSYHSLCNKRNDQMGDPPHKVNTDNKILFLNIQKEIFKSCENSFSEKIYENIFKNQKKYCNNSKNPPYVFHPIYSSVERKVNNSNRHTYTNRFKLNKYKNIFNYLNKKEECIYENNYIIPSCDITKIKKSIFTIHNTNFINKMFNIIKHNEEIKLYELDLFSDLIVRYLIEINGTVLSSLLALKHSMCMHIGGGNHHSKRDKGDGFCIFNDIAIAIDFLLLYKIIKNVIILDVDVHQGDGTAEIFQNHKHVKTISLHCKDNYPFIKKKSTIDIELNSYIEDDEYLKIYQNILNNIKPQKESIIFYLAGVDISKDDDLGLLLISDHGIYTRDYITYQMAFKNKIPIVTLLSGGYNECDQTLSEKHALTFRAAKAAWATRREHG; this is encoded by the exons ATGTATTGGGCTTATTTTATCATGACATTTATATTGTTCGAATTTGTTTGGATAACTTTAGAATTAAATCAAAAACATTCAAAcaaaagaataataaaattgcaTACCTTCACTAATGTTATTGTGGCTAAgcaaacaaaaaaacattataatAGTAGAATATGGcaaaatgtagaaaaaaataaaattgaaaatttaatCGATTTACACACGGAACAACTTGTACATAAATCTGTGAAAAATGGTATGTTTTCTTCTTACCACTCTCTATGCAATAAGAGGAACGACCAAATGGGGGATCCACCCCACAAGGTTAATACTGAcaacaaaattttattcttGAATATACAAAAGGAGATATTTAAAAGCTGTGAAAATAGTTTtagtgaaaaaatatatgaaaatatttttaaaaatcaaaaaaaatattgtaataattcaaaaaatccACCTTATGTTTTTCATCCAATATACTCAAGTGTTGAGAGAAAAGTAAACAACTCAAACAGACATACATATACAAACCGATTTAAgcttaataaatataaaaatatatttaattatttaaataaaaaagaagaatgtatatatgaaaataattatattattccaTCATGTGATATtactaaaataaaaaagtctatatttactattcataatacaaattttataaataaaatgtttaacataataaaacataatgaagaaataaaattatatgaattagATTTATTCTCAGATTTAATAGTTAGATATTTAATTGAAATAAATGGAACAGTATTAAGTTCGTTGTTGGCTTTAAAACATTCTATGTGTATGCATATAGGTGGGGGTAACCATCATTCAAAAAGAGATAAAGGGGATGGCTTCTGtatatttaatgatatAGCTATAGctattgattttttattactttacaaaattattaaaaatgttatcaTATTAGATGTTGATGTACATCAAGGTGATGGTACAGCagaaatatttcaaaatcaTAAACATGTCAAAACAATAAGTTTACATTGTAAAGATAATTAtccatttataaaaaaaaaatcaactATTGATATAGAAttaaattcatatatagaagatgatgaatatttaaaaatatatcaaaatattttaaataatattaaaccTCAAAAAGAgtctataattttttatttagctGGTGTAGATATAAGCAAAGATGATGATTTAGGTTTACTTTTAATCTCAGACCATGGAATATATACTAGAGATTATATAACTTATCAAATggcttttaaaaataaaattcctATTGTTACTTTACTTTCTGGGGGATACAATGAATGTGATCAGACATTATCTGAAAAACATGCTCTCACTTTTCG ggCTGCTAAAGCGGCATGGGCCACAAGGAGGGAACATGGATAA
- a CDS encoding GTPase-activating protein, putative: MNKHESIKNRIIHNIHKKITKGKKDENTDTHETSNSMHDISGGSFVDLRESHSSNEDQKSENDKENKACNVENEESNDDNQYLTHYNDGYLRSFLKTTVVSPCLNALLGTKVISFLNEKERNRVSMTCKLLFVEVHSINNLKQLYKNKFIKNSQRKFIWKAILLAENIYINEEQYSELQKKNSSYDNIIEKDIDRTFPNNPYFLNRKEDIQNKLSSILKICSLYFKDIGYCQGMNYVAGILLLVFQNNLDAIRCFIALLKGFNLKGMFIYKFPQLKKIIYQLNILIKTYMPKLFYYFKRKKIKIDFFCINWFMTLFSQDLSFENTLKLWDMFFLFGIKILIKFSLAILYHHQQKILTMSYDQALIFLKSITKLPFTNYLFEEQNFFKYLNKFKVTNRMLRHIILFKKNNEKVEIHVEKKNIGKVKWSFLLKQNSKKFKNKNFNNTTHINKISFFDKLIDIIAYKASSIMIPRDNPTLTYNDQQNRQYKYNSVGANLYTPNFQLPTLDYENKSPDHSYSNEILANNNSCLGINFNTNLLCGITQKTEIEQDYQDDKREYIVPDQLPLMESNMYFDFNLTK; the protein is encoded by the coding sequence atgaataaacatgaatcaataaaaaatcgtATAATACATAACATACACAAGAAAATTACAAAAGGAAAGAAAGATGAAAATACAGACACACATGAAACTAGTAATAGTATGCATGACATAAGTGGGGGATCCTTTGTTGATCTTCGAGAAAGTCATAGTAGTAATGAAGAtcaaaaaagtgaaaatgataaagaaaataaagcttgtaatgtagaaaatgaagaaagtAATGACGATAACCAATATTTAACTCACTATAATGATGGGTATTTAAGAAGTTTTCTTAAAACTACAGTTGTTAGCCCATGTTTGAATGCTCTTTTAGGGACTAAagtaatttcttttttaaatgaaaaggaAAGAAACAGAGTTTCAATGACATGTAAACTTTTATTTGTTGAAGTTCATTCAATAAATAATCTAAagcaattatataaaaataaattcataaaaaatagccaaagaaaatttatttggaaagctatattattagccgaaaatatttatataaatgaagaaCAATATAGTGaacttcaaaaaaaaaatagttcttatgataatataattgaaaaagaCATTGATAGAACTTTTCCAAAtaatccatattttttaaatcgaAAAGAagatatacaaaataaattatcaagtatattaaaaatatgctcattatattttaaagacATAGGTTATTGTCAAGGTATGAATTATGTTGCTGGAATATTGTTATTAGTTTTTCAAAACAATTTAGACGCAATACGTTGTTTTATTGCATTATTAAAAGGgtttaatttaaaaggcatgtttatatataaatttccacaattaaaaaaaattatatatcaattaaatatattaataaaaacttATATGCctaaattgttttattattttaaaagaaaaaaaataaaaatcgaTTTCTTTTGTATAAATTGGTTTATGACATTATTTTCTCAAGATTTAAGTTTTGAAAatacattaaaattatgggatatgttttttttatttggtattaaaattttaattaaatttagtctagctattttatatcatcatcAACAAAAAATTCTGACCATGTCATACGATCAagctttaatttttctcaAGTCCATTACTAAATTACCATTTACTAATTACCTTTTTGAAGAAcaaaacttttttaaatatttaaataaatttaaagtAACTAATCGCATGTTAagacatattatattattcaaaaaaaataatgaaaaggTAGAAATCcatgttgaaaaaaaaaatattggcAAGGTTAAGTGGTCTTTTTTGTTAAAgcaaaattcaaaaaaattcaaaaataaaaattttaataataccacacacataaataaaatatcattttttgataagTTGATCGATATTATAGCTTATAAAGCTTCCTCTATAATGATACCAAGAGATAATCCTACCCTAACTTATAATGATCAGCAAAATagacaatataaatataacagCGTAGGTGCAAACCTTTATACTCCTAATTTTCAATTACCCACACTagattatgaaaataaatcacCTGACCATTCATATTCAAATGAAATACTagctaataataatagttgCCTtggaattaattttaatactaatttattatgtGGCATTACCCAAAAAACGGAAATCGAACAAGATTACCAAGACGATAAAAGAGAATATATTGTACCTGACCAACTCCCTTTAATGGAAtcaaatatgtattttgaCTTTAATttgacaaaataa
- a CDS encoding transcription factor 25, putative produces the protein MSSRLLKKFLKEQNRDEINKITQSVDAESLPLNPSPKKKKQIFKYLEESQNDEDTSESTSQMEEDGKSTISSKNAQSQNKQKKGGVSKKETEQHTKQETEENKKKKKKKKKKKKNKDDEFEELLNQIGEEQGEKQEQELNIKTPKTPSNNNSITNSNELLKEDHELKEEVQLWACTHEKYKYCLKLEKSNFDVNVELKRIFGKDFVKENKFVKKSKIKYLKNWLVQDYSTKTIQTPLTMKYIDNEFKIEKEKLYLEAENLFYLLLDTHDIQSMNDLVKRFPFHIDTLLILAEYYNETNNYEVANQYIKMSLLLLQSIFHMNFNIDYINNNNKIYVNPQLYDNKVLFKTLYMHMQSLEYEGCTITSLEIAKLLCKIDLCNDLCGILLRIDGLMLKGNVLEFLIFFSFNFILQNAHYVMPLSRTSEIISDFFFNKNNVKNDENSTTTKLNSNEEISHNISTNHQNTNDISKMGENMSSLKRQDENIFTDDKKVYEQFSQNNDFTKKLPEQDRNNGKLDYLQNTHTKKKYDFQNYEIRLHFILPNFAFSIPLCLYLKNNTYVNYDEIHKIKKSDILSSFSYEECKFLIPHFNINFNCYWGNNNVNNICEKKNMLYSLSYSAHLFLTRALLFYPDFVQIFVKYNNFNTTKIVKNTIYDITFKHILSHPPFSDNTLFSNKEEYEIVQKLILAYLEKNNIYYKSEKMITWIHVCSAFIHEMYKDELVAKEIDEVRKQWHRRIPLLDINKYKGVRVSEFKSRNYLLPNFMMEKTESRPPPVPSTTSQYYVSLDSNVLVAFFQCLLPWYQVDYYGTQSRPVYLGTILEAVVKETKRFLNI, from the exons ATGTCTAGCcgattattaaaaaagttcTTAAAGGAACAAAATAGAGATgagataaataaaataacccAATCTGTGGATGCAGAATCGTTACCCCTAAATCCTTCtcctaaaaaaaaaaaacaaattttcaaatatttagAAGAATCAcaaaatgatgaagataCAAGTGAAAGTACGAGTCAGATGGAGGAAGATGGGAAATCAACCATTTCTAGCAAAAATGCACAAAGtcaaaataaacaaaaaaaaggggGTGTAAGTAAAAAAGAGACCGAACAACATACAAAACAAGAAacagaagaaaataaaaagaaaaagaagaagaaaaaaaaaaagaaaaaaaataaagatgacGAATTCGAAGAATTATTAAATCAAATTGGTGAAGAGCAAGGTGAGAAACAAGAACAAGAActaaatattaaaacacCCAAAACCCCAAGCAACAATAATAGCATTACCAATAGTAATGAATTACTGAAGGAAGATCATGAATTAAAGGAAGAAGTCCAGCTTTGGGCATGTACacatgaaaaatataaatattgcttgaaattagaaaaaagtAATTTTGATGTAAATGTAGAATTGAAAAGAATATTTGGTAAAGATTTTGTTaaagaaaacaaatttgttaaaaaaagtaaaatcaaatatttgaaaaattggCTAGTTCAAGATTATAGTACAAAAACAATACAAACACCATTAACcatgaaatatattgacaatgaatttaaaatcgaaaaagaaaaactaTATTTAGAAGCAGAAAATTTAttctatttattattagatACACATGATATACAATCAATGAATGATCTAGTAAAAAGATTTCCATTTCATATAGATACACTATTAATATTAGCtgaatattataatgaaacaaataattatgaggTAGCTAATCagtatattaaaatgtctttattattattacaaagtatttttcatatgaattttaatatagattatataaataataataataaaatatatgttaatccacaattatatgataataaagttttatttaaaactttatatatgcatatgcaaTCTCTTGAATATGAAGGGTGCACTATAACATCATTAGAAATTGCAAAACTTTTGTGTAAAATTGATTTATGCAATGACTTATGTGGTATACTTTTAAGAATTGATGGGCTTATGTTAAAAGGAAATGTTTTAgaatttttgatttttttctcattcAATTTTATCCTTCAAAATGCTCATTATGTTATGCCACTATCTAGAACTAGCGAAATTATAtcagattttttttttaacaaaaataatgttaaaaatgatgaaaatagtaCTACgacaaaattaaattcaAATGAGGAAATATCTCATAATATTTCTACTAACCATCAAAATACTAATGATATATCAAAAATGGGAGAAAATATGTCTTCATTAAAACGACAGGATGAAAACATTTTCACTGATGACAAAAAAGTTTATGAACAGTTCAGtcaaaataatgattttaCTAAAAAATTACCTGAACAAGATAGAAATAATGGCAAATTGgattatttacaaaatacacacacaaaaaaaaaatatgattttcaaaattatgaaattagacttcattttattttaccaAATTTTGCCTTTTCTATACCATTATGTTTAtatctaaaaaataatacttatgtaaattatgatgaaattcataaaattaaaaaaagtgatatattatcttctttttcttatgaagaatgtaaatttttaattccacattttaatataaattttaattgttattggggtaataataatgttaaCAACatatgtgaaaaaaaaaatatgttgtATTCTTTATCATATTCTGCTCATTTATTCTTAACTAGggcattattattttaccCCGATTTTGTTcaaatatttgtaaaatataataattttaatacaacaaaaattgttaaaaatactatatatgatataacCTTTAAGCATATATTATCACATCCCCCATTTTCAGACAATACATTATTTAGTAATAAAGAAGAATATGAAATTGTCCAAAAACTCATATTAGCttatttggaaaaaaataatatatattataaatctGAGAAAATGATTACCTGGATACATGTGTGCAGTGCATTTATACACGAAATGTATAAGGATGAATTAG TGGCCAAGGAAATCGATGAAGTACGAAAACAATGGCACAGAAGAATTCCACTTttagatataaataaatataaaggaGTACGAGTGAGTGAATTTAAATCcagaaattatttattacccAATTTCATGATGGAAAAAACTGAATCACGTCCACCTCCTGTCCCAAGCACAACATCACAATATTATGTCTCATTAGATAGCAACGTACTCGTAGCTTTTTTTCAATGTTTGCTTCCTTGGTATCAAGTAGACTATTATg GGACCCAATCACGACCTGTGTATTTGGGGACAATATTGGAAGCAGTAGTAAAAGAAACTAAGcgttttttaaatatttaa